From one Candidatus Chromulinivorax destructor genomic stretch:
- a CDS encoding DUF6624 domain-containing protein: MKRMVCSFLLSMQLLSISICASADLRARVIEEQTNFPQGDLLDVEYVQSILSYMYQIDQDVRVEFLQDLQINGIIGRDLEHDELAILVHDVGAFHLNIMKQILAVHGWITISKFGVDADHQAWLLIQHNDGDLFFKAGCLFVLTQLVENGQTDAQNYAYLYDRVCLNFGMKQKYGTQFMVTEDKEIVLYPYEGTLEDLNVRREKIGVVQSVAEYIELLGLVYA; the protein is encoded by the coding sequence ATGAAGCGTATGGTCTGTAGTTTTTTATTAAGTATGCAGCTTTTATCAATTAGCATATGTGCAAGTGCTGATTTACGGGCAAGAGTTATAGAAGAACAAACAAATTTTCCTCAAGGCGATCTGTTAGATGTTGAGTATGTTCAATCGATTTTAAGCTATATGTATCAGATAGATCAAGATGTTCGTGTTGAATTTTTACAAGATTTGCAAATTAATGGTATTATTGGGCGTGATTTAGAGCATGATGAACTTGCGATATTAGTTCATGACGTCGGTGCATTTCATTTGAATATTATGAAGCAAATTTTGGCCGTTCATGGTTGGATAACCATATCAAAGTTTGGCGTTGATGCAGATCATCAAGCATGGTTGCTCATTCAGCATAACGATGGAGATCTTTTTTTTAAGGCGGGTTGTTTATTTGTTTTAACTCAGCTTGTTGAAAATGGTCAAACAGATGCACAAAATTATGCATATTTGTATGATCGTGTTTGTCTTAATTTTGGTATGAAGCAAAAGTATGGGACTCAATTTATGGTCACAGAGGATAAAGAAATTGTATTGTATCCGTATGAAGGAACATTAGAAGATCTGAATGTTCGACGAGAAAAAATTGGTGTTGTGCAAAGCGTTGCAGAATATATAGAGCTGCTTGGTTTAGTTTATGCATAG
- a CDS encoding ankyrin repeat domain-containing protein produces the protein MKLKKYALGIWHSYKTTQRLRRLNKHELLATWFDAHHLASMQKVFSTGKISIDEEQACRCTALLAATARGNIDIVIWLLSKGANIHHQSSDNGSAFHSAASRGYIDILQLLHNRYNIDIDHIDDQGQTALINAAFLLPSSSLGLVQKVTALLLQWGANPILQDLQGFTALDYITLQIKDYDDKKSLDTFEIESYQDLVETKEILEKTIAAYKEKI, from the coding sequence ATGAAATTAAAAAAATATGCTCTTGGTATTTGGCATAGCTATAAAACTACGCAACGATTACGTCGCCTGAACAAACATGAATTACTTGCAACATGGTTTGATGCTCATCACCTTGCATCAATGCAAAAAGTTTTTTCAACAGGCAAAATTTCTATTGATGAAGAACAAGCATGCCGATGCACGGCTTTACTTGCTGCTACCGCTCGTGGCAACATAGATATAGTCATATGGCTGTTGAGTAAAGGCGCAAACATTCACCATCAAAGTAGTGATAACGGATCAGCTTTTCATAGTGCTGCAAGCCGTGGATATATCGATATATTGCAACTACTTCATAATCGATACAATATAGATATTGATCACATTGACGACCAAGGTCAAACAGCTCTCATAAACGCTGCTTTTTTATTACCATCATCAAGTCTTGGGCTTGTACAAAAAGTCACTGCTCTGTTATTACAATGGGGTGCTAATCCTATACTACAAGACTTGCAAGGTTTTACAGCTTTAGACTATATCACTTTACAAATAAAAGATTATGATGATAAAAAAAGCCTTGATACATTTGAAATTGAAAGTTATCAAGACTTAGTAGAAACTAAAGAAATATTAGAAAAAACTATCGCTGCTTATAAGGAAAAAATATGA
- a CDS encoding Maf family protein — MVFSHVLHIASNSASRKRLLEQAHIPFVVIEQDADELQVDQTQELSQVVMQIAQLKMVHAKFPAGQTEGQLLFVLTADTLGLTLNGRILYKPVDRADAISMLQESRLGTRTITGFYLQKLVWQNNNWVVDQEVVDYEDSTSVFDVADEFLDFYLDTIPFLSVSGAISIEGIGGQFLKSVNGSYESIIGLPMFKIRKALFEFGFYAK, encoded by the coding sequence ATGGTTTTTTCTCATGTTCTTCATATTGCGTCAAATTCAGCTTCAAGAAAAAGATTGTTAGAGCAAGCTCATATTCCATTTGTTGTTATTGAACAAGATGCTGACGAATTGCAAGTTGATCAAACACAAGAATTATCACAAGTTGTCATGCAGATTGCGCAGCTTAAAATGGTGCATGCAAAATTTCCTGCAGGTCAAACAGAAGGTCAACTATTATTTGTATTGACAGCAGATACTTTAGGGCTAACGCTGAATGGTCGTATACTTTACAAGCCAGTTGATCGTGCAGATGCAATCAGCATGCTGCAAGAGTCACGATTAGGTACCAGAACCATAACAGGATTTTATTTGCAAAAGCTTGTCTGGCAAAACAATAATTGGGTTGTCGATCAAGAAGTTGTTGATTATGAGGATTCTACATCAGTCTTTGATGTTGCAGATGAATTTTTAGATTTTTATTTAGACACCATTCCATTTTTATCGGTCAGTGGTGCAATTTCGATCGAAGGCATTGGTGGTCAATTTTTAAAATCTGTTAATGGCTCTTACGAATCAATTATTGGTTTGCCGATGTTTAAAATTCGTAAAGCTTTATTTGAATTTGGATTTTATGCAAAATGA
- a CDS encoding ankyrin repeat domain-containing protein, translated as MKKNNILMLSMIACVILQSFDIQSFQLSYGDYLTSCDVKHAFVTLDEGFDLLRDNKIKRNAQEFPTFEDFMIDMGKELQDDSDVQIIKNCENSFKQATNVMSIYMKNIFKDEFSKALSSCQSISDVQNPIFQYVIRNSSGFLKSRCLLWVNQLSREMSWSCLVVAAGRHNMSAVKFLVELGVDINESFNPYKRTALYNAVLYNSPEIVAFLIDQGADVNKVDFKGSSPLMAAVFHNYQDIAQKLIDAGADCFAQNIDGLTPLSIAHTKNYKNLESLLLSKELPEYIV; from the coding sequence ATGAAAAAAAATAATATTTTAATGTTGTCTATGATTGCATGCGTTATTTTGCAATCGTTTGATATTCAATCGTTTCAGTTAAGTTATGGCGATTATCTAACTTCATGTGATGTTAAGCATGCATTTGTTACGTTAGATGAAGGGTTTGATCTTTTACGAGACAATAAAATAAAGCGGAATGCTCAAGAATTTCCAACATTTGAAGATTTTATGATAGATATGGGCAAAGAATTGCAAGATGATTCAGATGTGCAAATTATAAAAAATTGTGAAAATTCTTTTAAGCAAGCGACGAACGTTATGAGTATATATATGAAAAATATATTTAAAGATGAATTTAGTAAAGCTCTGAGTTCATGTCAAAGTATTTCTGATGTTCAAAATCCTATTTTTCAGTATGTTATACGTAATTCATCTGGGTTTTTGAAATCTCGGTGCTTGCTATGGGTAAATCAATTATCTCGTGAAATGAGTTGGTCGTGTTTAGTAGTTGCAGCTGGTCGTCATAATATGAGTGCGGTAAAATTTTTAGTTGAACTTGGTGTTGATATAAATGAGTCTTTTAATCCGTATAAAAGAACTGCATTGTATAATGCAGTTCTTTATAACAGTCCGGAAATAGTTGCTTTTTTAATTGACCAAGGAGCTGATGTCAATAAGGTAGATTTTAAAGGTAGTAGCCCATTAATGGCAGCTGTTTTTCATAATTATCAAGATATCGCTCAAAAACTAATTGATGCAGGGGCAGACTGTTTTGCTCAAAATATTGATGGATTAACTCCTCTTTCGATTGCTCATACAAAAAATTATAAAAATTTAGAATCACTACTATTAAGTAAAGAGTTGCCTGAGTACATAGTTTAA
- a CDS encoding ankyrin repeat domain-containing protein: MKCRTILVINIFVCLFTQSVSLHSACEQTVVISKEYQLAEIVDRFPHLQKGFAILQRERLFNTSFYDYMHARLIDCMNDEDDLASQDDFIKIFDQSIYDAEQLIIKHVIPKFFVGLQKIIDHNISFQDVQNPLFLYVLQYYNAFMNYAVKDYLTMHMIQLYGSLNKAVIHNNIQAVQFLIDAGIDVNVSGSLLYLASEYNRSVIAAMLINAGAVVDAYYSGKTPLYAAVLGNHKKIVQILLEYGADIHTQCFDTTPLLLARKMNRKEVLAMMHRD, translated from the coding sequence ATGAAGTGTCGTACTATTTTAGTTATCAATATTTTTGTGTGTTTGTTTACTCAAAGTGTGTCATTACATAGTGCTTGTGAGCAAACAGTTGTGATCTCAAAAGAGTATCAACTAGCAGAGATAGTCGATCGATTTCCTCACTTACAAAAAGGTTTTGCTATTTTGCAACGAGAAAGACTTTTTAATACATCATTTTATGATTATATGCATGCCAGATTAATTGATTGCATGAATGATGAAGACGATCTAGCAAGCCAAGATGATTTTATAAAAATTTTTGATCAATCTATTTATGACGCTGAACAGTTAATTATCAAACATGTGATTCCAAAATTTTTTGTTGGATTGCAAAAAATAATTGACCATAATATTTCATTTCAAGACGTGCAAAATCCTTTATTTCTCTATGTTTTACAATATTATAATGCATTTATGAACTATGCTGTTAAAGATTATCTTACTATGCATATGATTCAATTATACGGATCTTTAAACAAAGCTGTTATTCATAATAATATTCAGGCAGTGCAATTTTTAATTGATGCAGGGATTGATGTTAATGTATCTGGCTCTTTATTGTATTTGGCATCTGAATATAATCGTTCTGTTATAGCTGCAATGTTAATAAACGCAGGTGCAGTTGTTGATGCTTATTACAGTGGTAAAACTCCATTGTATGCAGCAGTATTAGGAAATCATAAAAAAATAGTTCAAATTTTATTAGAATATGGCGCTGATATTCATACGCAATGCTTTGATACAACGCCATTATTATTAGCTCGAAAAATGAATAGAAAAGAAGTATTGGCAATGATGCATAGAGATTAA
- the spoVG gene encoding septation regulator SpoVG, whose product MEITEIKVYPVKDSGRLKAYATMVFDDCFIIRDLKVIEGDKGLFVSMPSRRRKDGFRDIVHPLNSGTRTEIEDRIIAEYEVTASEAMTAEEALEGADSSYDRE is encoded by the coding sequence ATGGAAATCACAGAAATAAAAGTCTATCCTGTAAAAGATAGTGGTAGATTAAAAGCATATGCAACAATGGTTTTTGATGATTGTTTTATTATCCGCGATCTTAAAGTAATCGAAGGTGATAAAGGGTTGTTCGTTTCTATGCCTTCACGTCGTAGAAAAGATGGTTTTAGAGATATTGTCCATCCGCTTAATTCTGGTACTAGAACTGAAATAGAAGATCGTATTATTGCTGAGTATGAAGTAACAGCAAGCGAAGCAATGACAGCTGAAGAAGCTCTTGAAGGCGCAGATAGTTCATACGACAGAGAGTAA
- the rsmH gene encoding 16S rRNA (cytosine(1402)-N(4))-methyltransferase RsmH, which translates to MNDIEKVEKQPTLHKPVLMDEVLHFLAPQPGKVYVDVTLGGGGHTRAILNLEPNCKVIGMDWDESVIKTTGKKIEEEFPGRFTAVWGNFSRINGALNKIGVHKVDGILADFGTSQIQIASTPGLSIYKDAFLDMRMSSSFYKVTAQEVIKNMSEKELAKIFFDYGQERYGNRIARAIVEARLKTPFRTTKQLAELIKSVVPSSKESKIHPATKVFQALRIYVNKELDNIQSFLANSVKVLGHESRLVCISFHSLEDRLVKNYFRDLKKNIHVKVEVLTQKVCTATAEELAVNRSARSAKLRAIIFDI; encoded by the coding sequence ATGAATGACATTGAAAAAGTAGAAAAACAGCCAACATTGCACAAACCCGTCCTGATGGACGAAGTTTTACATTTTCTTGCCCCACAACCAGGCAAAGTATATGTTGACGTAACACTTGGTGGTGGTGGTCACACTCGAGCGATTCTTAATTTAGAACCAAACTGTAAAGTTATTGGTATGGATTGGGATGAGTCAGTTATTAAAACAACGGGTAAAAAAATAGAAGAAGAGTTTCCTGGCAGATTTACTGCGGTATGGGGAAATTTTTCTCGTATAAATGGTGCGTTAAATAAAATTGGCGTTCATAAAGTTGATGGTATTTTAGCCGATTTTGGTACATCGCAAATCCAAATCGCATCAACACCTGGTTTATCAATTTATAAAGATGCATTTTTAGACATGCGTATGTCGTCATCATTTTACAAAGTAACTGCGCAAGAAGTTATTAAAAATATGAGCGAAAAAGAGCTTGCTAAAATATTTTTTGATTACGGACAAGAACGCTACGGCAATAGAATTGCGCGTGCAATTGTTGAAGCTCGCTTAAAAACTCCGTTTCGAACAACTAAACAGTTAGCTGAACTGATTAAGTCGGTAGTACCAAGCAGTAAAGAAAGCAAAATTCATCCTGCTACAAAAGTTTTTCAGGCTTTGAGAATCTATGTAAATAAAGAGCTTGATAACATTCAATCATTTTTAGCAAATAGTGTGAAAGTTTTAGGGCATGAAAGTCGCTTAGTTTGTATTAGTTTTCACTCACTAGAAGATCGATTGGTTAAAAATTATTTTAGAGATTTGAAAAAAAATATTCATGTAAAAGTTGAAGTTTTAACGCAAAAAGTGTGTACAGCAACGGCAGAAGAGCTTGCTGTTAATCGCTCTGCACGCAGTGCAAAATTACGTGCAATTATTTTTGATATTTAA
- a CDS encoding UDP-N-acetylmuramoyl-tripeptide--D-alanyl-D-alanine ligase — protein sequence MQLDNEFVRNTLSNVQMVNGDFGLNSSFSVDTRTLQAGDIYVALPGKQCDGHQFIKDALAKKASGLVVLASKRAELEALHGNALNSVKILYVEDTLAALITMAKEWRAKFTYPVVGITGSVGKTSTKEMVANILRTSGEPFYVSHGNQNTIIGVALNIFKMRPGLKAAIFEVGISERGAMSKIADMLRPTYALITGIGHAHMQGLGSLAEVAAEKRAIFSCFSAENIGIVNGDQDSIAAISYPYPVLKFGLKTCNQIQARKITIKNNVISFVAKVYKKKFSIMLQGSHEGSVNNALAAIAISHMIDVPTEVAIAGIQKPLAVQGRFEFCHTAEHGIIINDSYNANPESLKAGLLAFNAYETDLNKVLVLGDMLELGNDSAFWHRQMGRFLRKISGVKHLVLIGSMVQWIKKTAPLGMNIEIFETWQQALPTITQLTNEKTITFVKASRGVGLQNVVDAFGMK from the coding sequence ATGCAATTGGATAACGAATTTGTAAGAAATACTCTTTCAAATGTTCAAATGGTTAATGGAGATTTTGGCTTAAATTCATCATTTTCAGTTGACACAAGAACATTGCAAGCAGGCGATATTTATGTTGCATTGCCAGGCAAACAGTGTGATGGTCACCAATTTATTAAAGACGCTTTAGCTAAAAAAGCTTCTGGACTAGTTGTGTTAGCATCAAAGCGAGCAGAACTTGAAGCATTGCATGGCAACGCATTGAATTCTGTAAAAATTTTATACGTAGAAGATACACTCGCTGCACTGATAACGATGGCAAAAGAGTGGCGTGCGAAGTTTACGTATCCTGTGGTAGGTATTACTGGTTCAGTCGGTAAAACATCAACAAAAGAGATGGTTGCAAATATTTTAAGAACATCAGGCGAACCGTTTTATGTTTCTCATGGTAACCAAAATACTATCATTGGTGTTGCGTTAAATATTTTTAAAATGAGACCAGGATTAAAAGCGGCTATTTTTGAAGTTGGTATTTCTGAACGTGGAGCAATGAGTAAAATTGCTGACATGCTTCGTCCTACCTACGCATTAATTACCGGTATTGGCCATGCACACATGCAAGGACTTGGTTCTTTAGCAGAAGTTGCTGCAGAAAAACGCGCAATTTTTAGCTGTTTTTCAGCTGAAAATATTGGGATTGTTAATGGGGATCAAGATTCGATCGCAGCAATTAGCTACCCATACCCAGTATTAAAATTTGGACTAAAAACTTGTAACCAGATTCAAGCTCGTAAAATTACGATTAAAAATAATGTGATTTCTTTTGTTGCTAAAGTCTACAAAAAGAAATTCTCTATTATGTTGCAAGGTTCTCATGAAGGTTCTGTTAATAACGCTTTAGCTGCAATAGCTATTTCGCACATGATTGATGTTCCAACAGAAGTTGCAATTGCAGGAATTCAAAAGCCACTTGCAGTGCAAGGTCGCTTTGAGTTTTGTCATACAGCTGAGCATGGGATCATTATTAATGACAGCTATAACGCAAATCCTGAAAGTTTAAAAGCTGGATTATTAGCGTTTAATGCATACGAAACAGATTTGAACAAAGTGCTTGTCTTAGGTGATATGTTAGAACTTGGTAACGATAGTGCTTTCTGGCATCGTCAGATGGGCCGTTTTTTACGTAAAATTTCTGGTGTTAAGCATCTTGTTTTAATTGGTTCTATGGTACAGTGGATCAAAAAAACAGCTCCACTTGGCATGAATATTGAAATATTTGAAACTTGGCAACAAGCTTTACCAACAATTACACAACTTACGAATGAAAAGACTATCACATTTGTGAAAGCTTCTCGTGGTGTTGGATTACAGAATGTTGTTGATGCTTTTGGTATGAAATAA
- a CDS encoding FtsK/SpoIIIE family DNA translocase, which yields MNYNWADYLYMVVKKYGIIALLSCVDLFLLGSLVTFNPTDQSWFYHTTKAQVFHNIFGMLGSYTASLMIYFFGSASLVFPLFLMYAIIFYYGMQVTKKMSIATEWDRMLGVATAFASCLVLCQIHAVVSYDFTYPGGMLGNYISKKIVWYFDPLTQAIIVWSLLVSSLILITRCSYIPALQSMYACVVYICDPEKLPARIMLYVIQMIGAVCSYALQCLKKIYEIFSGAIVQRIDTSIVEFEYEKNIDQDIDTIVHDLFWDEYIGHGQQKKDTIQGVALDQNAASKAFNQDLHVHTMQLEEAMVAKNIEFQREHQETLFDLPLQAPAKEKIIEKKVVERPVAPEAKKDGYTMPFLPSKKVEQKAMVAQQEMLAMQAKLLEQKLEQFDIKGTVVAMHAGPVVILFEYQPDIKVKVSRILSLEDDLAMALKALSIRIIAPIPGRSVVGFEVANAHRQDVLFSTILDSPEFKKHTGSLPMIYGQDTLGNNIVADLAKMPHLLIAGSTGSGKSVALNAMLVSLLCSLRPDQLKLIIIDPKRLEFAAYDGIAHLIFPIVTETKKAIPVLKWVVQTMEERYKVMASFGVRNLGDYQAAAKSNKDMEPMPFIVVIIDELADLMMTAGKAVEDSIARLAQMARAAGIHMIIATQRPSVDVITGMIKVNFPNRVAFKVTSKIDSRTILDASGAEKLLGRGDMLFLDASKSNLVRVHGAYVSDAEIHAVVAQIKAQQKVQYLDLFEQFSNNSEDELLDADDELYQEVLTLLKDLDEVSISMLQRRFRIGYNRSARIISILESKGLIMSIEGGKTRRVVR from the coding sequence ATGAACTATAATTGGGCTGATTATCTGTATATGGTTGTCAAAAAATATGGAATTATCGCACTGCTCAGTTGTGTAGATTTATTCTTACTTGGATCGTTAGTAACATTTAATCCAACTGATCAATCATGGTTTTATCACACCACAAAGGCTCAGGTATTCCATAATATTTTTGGTATGCTTGGGTCATATACAGCATCTTTGATGATCTATTTTTTTGGATCAGCTTCTTTGGTGTTTCCATTATTTTTAATGTATGCCATTATTTTTTACTATGGTATGCAAGTTACTAAAAAAATGAGTATAGCAACTGAGTGGGATCGTATGCTTGGTGTTGCAACAGCTTTTGCATCATGTTTGGTATTATGTCAAATTCATGCTGTTGTTTCCTATGATTTTACGTATCCAGGTGGCATGCTTGGTAATTACATAAGCAAAAAAATAGTTTGGTATTTTGATCCGTTAACGCAGGCAATTATCGTTTGGAGTTTGCTGGTTAGTTCTCTCATTTTAATTACTCGTTGTTCCTATATTCCTGCACTTCAGTCGATGTACGCATGTGTAGTCTATATCTGTGACCCAGAAAAATTGCCAGCTCGTATCATGTTGTATGTAATACAGATGATTGGGGCTGTATGTTCTTACGCATTGCAATGTCTTAAAAAAATCTACGAAATATTTTCTGGTGCAATTGTGCAGCGAATCGACACATCAATTGTTGAATTTGAGTACGAAAAAAATATTGATCAAGATATTGATACTATTGTACATGATCTATTTTGGGATGAATATATTGGTCATGGTCAGCAAAAAAAAGATACTATACAAGGAGTTGCTCTTGATCAAAATGCTGCAAGCAAGGCTTTTAATCAAGATTTGCACGTACATACCATGCAACTTGAAGAAGCCATGGTTGCAAAGAACATAGAATTTCAGCGTGAGCATCAAGAAACATTGTTTGATTTACCGTTGCAGGCTCCTGCAAAAGAAAAAATTATAGAAAAAAAAGTTGTTGAACGGCCTGTTGCTCCAGAAGCAAAAAAAGATGGTTATACCATGCCTTTTTTACCAAGTAAAAAAGTAGAACAAAAAGCTATGGTAGCTCAACAAGAAATGCTTGCAATGCAGGCAAAATTGTTAGAACAAAAGCTTGAACAGTTTGATATTAAAGGAACTGTTGTTGCAATGCATGCAGGGCCTGTCGTGATTTTATTTGAATACCAACCAGATATTAAAGTTAAAGTCAGTAGAATTTTATCGCTTGAAGATGATCTTGCAATGGCATTAAAAGCATTAAGTATTAGAATTATAGCACCGATTCCTGGGCGTTCAGTCGTTGGTTTTGAAGTTGCTAATGCGCATCGTCAAGATGTGTTATTTTCTACGATTTTAGATTCACCAGAATTTAAAAAACATACCGGTTCTTTACCGATGATTTATGGCCAAGATACGCTTGGTAACAACATTGTTGCAGATCTTGCAAAGATGCCTCACTTGCTGATCGCAGGGTCAACGGGTTCAGGAAAATCGGTAGCTTTAAACGCAATGTTAGTATCATTACTTTGCTCTTTGCGCCCAGATCAGCTAAAATTAATTATAATAGATCCTAAACGATTAGAATTTGCCGCGTACGATGGCATTGCTCATTTAATATTTCCAATTGTTACCGAAACTAAAAAAGCTATACCTGTGTTAAAATGGGTTGTGCAGACCATGGAAGAGCGGTATAAAGTTATGGCGTCGTTTGGGGTAAGAAACCTTGGCGACTACCAAGCTGCGGCAAAATCAAATAAAGATATGGAGCCGATGCCGTTTATTGTGGTGATTATTGATGAGCTTGCAGATTTAATGATGACCGCAGGAAAAGCAGTTGAAGATTCGATTGCTCGTCTTGCACAAATGGCTCGGGCAGCAGGTATTCATATGATTATTGCAACACAACGACCATCAGTTGATGTTATTACAGGTATGATTAAAGTCAATTTTCCAAATAGGGTTGCATTTAAAGTAACTTCTAAAATTGATTCGCGAACTATTTTAGATGCATCAGGTGCTGAAAAACTTCTTGGACGAGGCGATATGTTGTTTTTAGACGCATCAAAGTCAAACCTTGTTCGTGTGCATGGGGCGTATGTTTCTGATGCTGAAATTCATGCTGTTGTAGCGCAGATAAAAGCCCAACAGAAGGTGCAATACTTAGACCTGTTTGAACAGTTTTCAAATAACTCAGAAGATGAGCTTTTAGATGCAGATGATGAATTGTATCAAGAAGTTTTAACATTACTAAAAGATTTAGATGAAGTTTCTATTTCTATGTTGCAACGACGTTTTCGTATAGGATATAATCGTTCGGCACGAATTATTTCTATTCTTGAGTCAAAAGGGCTCATTATGTCGATAGAGGGTGGTAAAACGCGTCGTGTGGTTCGTTAG
- a CDS encoding undecaprenyl-diphosphate phosphatase has product MFLYLWMMIQVLVETLPVSSSGHVALMHKIAEKCNWQMPEVVMAQSWAFDYVLQGVSALLFVVYFFTIWWKLVIDRPVHLAALADRKVWKHIFTKVLLFGIAADAMTFFCWVIKIDQLIQLPLACGFSITALSLYSLAYAPVSKKIDIWDVRSGLLLGLVQGCALLPGISRFGTTFTALRWLGYKNDDAFAFSFLIQWPLIFAGSLLGLKALVDAGLLQKIMTLPLLICMTLAGIVAYWLFCWVHVMIEKNLLWKFCYYMIIPVVLALVI; this is encoded by the coding sequence ATGTTTTTATATCTTTGGATGATGATTCAAGTTCTTGTTGAAACTTTACCTGTCAGTAGCTCTGGACATGTTGCACTGATGCACAAAATAGCAGAAAAATGTAATTGGCAGATGCCCGAAGTTGTCATGGCACAGAGTTGGGCTTTTGATTATGTTTTACAAGGCGTGAGTGCTCTTTTATTTGTAGTCTATTTTTTTACCATATGGTGGAAGCTTGTCATCGATCGGCCTGTACATCTTGCAGCTTTAGCTGATAGAAAAGTATGGAAGCATATTTTTACTAAAGTTTTATTATTTGGAATTGCTGCTGATGCGATGACTTTTTTTTGTTGGGTTATAAAAATAGATCAGCTTATTCAGCTCCCATTAGCTTGTGGATTTAGCATCACTGCCTTATCTCTTTACTCATTAGCATATGCTCCTGTCAGCAAAAAAATTGATATCTGGGATGTTCGATCTGGTTTATTACTAGGGTTAGTCCAAGGTTGTGCTTTGCTACCAGGAATTTCTCGATTTGGTACAACTTTTACCGCCTTACGTTGGTTGGGTTATAAAAATGATGACGCCTTTGCTTTCTCATTTTTAATTCAGTGGCCATTAATTTTTGCAGGTAGTTTACTTGGTTTAAAAGCTTTGGTAGATGCAGGATTGTTGCAGAAAATTATGACATTGCCTTTGCTGATCTGCATGACGCTTGCAGGAATTGTAGCGTATTGGCTATTTTGTTGGGTGCATGTAATGATTGAAAAAAATCTGCTGTGGAAGTTTTGCTACTACATGATAATTCCTGTTGTTCTAGCATTAGTGATATAA
- a CDS encoding ankyrin repeat domain-containing protein, whose product MKNTLLTIVTLLCMNINYAAETDFQKSIPQFFRNYAYFEHNFPENSHAQSEYKRILNTIEHQDLSQDNFYKFILNYNVENYTTDRDAKYQNCLCENNPPKNCFQVMTSTIEDAITQKNKRSLWLSPVEKAIEENNLKKLAWLIAINMPLNEMNNLKMLPIHHAVMNDDTTALAMLLSAQVNIDAVTQSGFTPLHVASYYNKIPAMKILINQGAYINATTREKNTPLHYAMKNNHLEATKLLLACNAHIKPNAHGKTQIDYAATDEMIEVFSDSKNV is encoded by the coding sequence ATGAAAAATACACTTTTAACAATAGTCACTTTATTGTGCATGAACATTAATTATGCAGCTGAAACAGATTTTCAAAAATCAATTCCTCAATTTTTTAGAAATTATGCATATTTTGAGCATAATTTTCCTGAAAATAGTCATGCACAGTCTGAATATAAAAGAATTTTAAATACAATTGAACATCAAGATTTATCGCAAGACAATTTTTATAAATTTATTTTAAACTATAATGTGGAAAATTATACAACTGACAGAGATGCAAAATATCAAAACTGTTTATGCGAAAACAACCCGCCAAAAAATTGCTTTCAAGTCATGACAAGCACTATAGAAGATGCAATCACACAAAAAAACAAAAGAAGTTTATGGCTAAGCCCTGTTGAAAAAGCTATAGAAGAAAACAATTTAAAAAAATTAGCATGGCTGATAGCGATCAACATGCCTTTAAATGAAATGAACAATTTGAAAATGCTGCCTATACATCATGCCGTTATGAATGATGACACAACAGCTCTTGCAATGCTTCTTTCTGCTCAAGTTAACATCGATGCAGTTACTCAATCTGGTTTTACACCTCTGCATGTTGCATCTTATTATAATAAAATACCTGCAATGAAAATTCTGATCAATCAAGGTGCTTATATAAACGCAACTACCCGAGAAAAAAATACCCCTTTGCATTATGCCATGAAAAATAACCACCTAGAAGCTACAAAGTTATTACTTGCCTGTAACGCTCACATAAAACCTAACGCGCATGGTAAAACTCAAATTGATTATGCAGCAACTGATGAAATGATTGAAGTTTTTTCAGACTCTAAAAATGTATAA